From a single Paenibacillus sp. FSL R5-0345 genomic region:
- a CDS encoding GNAT family N-acetyltransferase — protein sequence MGISLCKAGVSDAEFIHQMQVKAFMPLLEKYKDYETSPANESVEQMRNRINQSFTDYYMIKNSDIAVGGVRIVKKENKTYRVSPIFIMPEYQGMGIAQQVFAIIEQRYSDAKKWELDSIEQEQRNCYLYEKVGYKRTEETKVINDKLTLVFYEKLMD from the coding sequence ATGGGAATTTCTTTATGTAAAGCAGGCGTAAGTGATGCAGAATTTATTCATCAAATGCAAGTCAAAGCCTTTATGCCATTGCTGGAGAAATATAAGGATTATGAAACGAGCCCAGCCAATGAGTCTGTAGAACAAATGAGAAACCGAATTAATCAGTCTTTTACAGATTATTATATGATTAAGAATTCTGATATTGCTGTGGGTGGGGTCCGAATCGTTAAAAAGGAGAATAAAACTTATCGTGTCAGCCCCATATTTATTATGCCAGAATACCAGGGAATGGGGATTGCCCAGCAGGTTTTTGCAATCATTGAACAGAGATATAGCGATGCAAAAAAGTGGGAGCTGGATAGTATTGAACAAGAGCAGAGGAACTGCTATTTATATGAAAAGGTAGGGTATAAACGAACGGAAGAAACAAAGGTAATAAACGATAAATTAACTTTAGTATTTTATGAGAAACTTATGGATTAA
- a CDS encoding DUF421 domain-containing protein, which yields MEVFITIGVKLIISFFGLWIITFITGRKTLSQLTPLDFLSSLILSEIVGNTIYDDEVKIWQLLFALFVWTALSYLFEKATTHFVKFGNMAEGRTVLLIDDGKVNQDLMEKYDIEFTQLLFMLRQQNIFSLSEVKYALLETNGSLSVMRKSEDGQPEQSSDFSITIIDKGRLLEDSMRGRPMNKMLIHEWIEEQGYKRIEDIAYAEYKEDGSLYIIPKNKR from the coding sequence ATGGAGGTTTTTATAACTATAGGTGTCAAACTGATCATCAGCTTCTTTGGTTTGTGGATTATTACCTTTATTACTGGCCGCAAGACGCTTAGCCAATTGACACCACTCGATTTCCTGTCATCATTGATTTTAAGTGAGATTGTAGGTAATACGATATACGATGATGAGGTGAAGATCTGGCAGCTGCTGTTTGCTCTATTCGTCTGGACCGCTTTGTCTTATTTGTTTGAAAAGGCGACTACCCATTTTGTGAAGTTCGGGAACATGGCGGAAGGTCGGACAGTGTTGCTAATCGACGATGGTAAAGTAAATCAGGATTTGATGGAGAAATATGATATCGAGTTTACCCAACTGCTGTTTATGCTGCGGCAGCAAAATATATTTTCTCTAAGTGAAGTAAAGTATGCTTTGCTTGAAACGAACGGTTCTTTGTCGGTTATGCGCAAGTCTGAAGATGGGCAGCCGGAGCAGTCTTCTGATTTTTCTATTACAATTATAGATAAGGGCAGGCTACTGGAAGATTCCATGCGTGGCAGACCGATGAATAAGATGCTGATCCACGAATGGATCGAGGAGCAAGGTTATAAACGCATTGAGGATATTGCTTATGCTGAATACAAGGAAGACGGGTCGCTCTATATCATACCTAAAAACAAACGATAA
- a CDS encoding ATP-binding protein: MFETLLLNFLFLLFPILMFLIFFENRAFAYNSKILVLLSAVTMCLCIAKPFKLDIGFIFDLRYVPFIIVALFGGYKNVLPLYILLNIYRFYVGGEGTLQSFLFATTILILVPLYSKRFLKLESKGRIIAATSISFLTMGFYLITLGLTQGSLNREFWILTLNAFTTHAGVMSINMILIEKIITNIKNRDRIMHSERLNVVSELAASVSHEIRNPLTVTSGFLQLLNKSNSITREEKQYVELSLLELQRAEKIVSDYLSFAKPQSENMVYSNMKAESEYTKNIIMPYATMHKVEVKFSFNNSLKKNYDRNQIQQCLINLYKNGIEAMKEKEGGTLFIDISEKKQNIIISIRDTGIGMTKEEISRLGKPYYSTKAEGTGLGMLMVYSTIDKVKGNIEVDSEKGKGTTFLITIPT; encoded by the coding sequence TTGTTTGAGACTTTGCTTTTGAATTTCTTGTTTTTATTGTTTCCAATCTTAATGTTTCTAATTTTCTTTGAGAATCGAGCTTTTGCTTATAATAGTAAGATTCTAGTTCTATTGTCGGCAGTGACCATGTGTCTTTGTATTGCTAAACCGTTTAAACTCGATATTGGCTTTATTTTTGATTTGAGATATGTCCCATTTATTATTGTGGCTCTTTTTGGCGGGTACAAGAACGTTCTGCCGCTATATATCCTTTTAAATATCTATCGATTCTATGTGGGGGGAGAGGGGACGTTACAATCCTTTCTTTTTGCCACCACAATCCTGATCCTGGTCCCACTATATAGTAAAAGGTTCTTAAAATTAGAGTCGAAAGGTCGCATCATCGCGGCAACGAGCATCTCTTTTCTGACGATGGGATTTTACCTAATTACATTAGGTTTAACACAGGGAAGTTTAAATAGGGAATTCTGGATTCTCACCTTAAATGCCTTTACGACGCATGCCGGGGTGATGAGTATCAATATGATTCTAATAGAAAAGATAATTACTAATATTAAGAATCGCGACCGAATTATGCATTCTGAAAGATTAAATGTCGTCAGCGAGCTAGCGGCTAGTGTATCACATGAAATAAGAAATCCACTTACAGTGACCAGCGGTTTTTTACAACTGTTGAATAAATCTAATTCGATCACCCGAGAGGAAAAACAATACGTAGAACTATCTCTGCTAGAACTACAGAGGGCTGAAAAAATCGTGAGTGATTATCTCTCTTTTGCCAAGCCACAGTCCGAAAATATGGTTTATTCTAATATGAAGGCGGAGTCTGAATATACTAAAAATATCATCATGCCTTATGCCACTATGCACAAAGTAGAGGTCAAATTTAGTTTTAATAATTCGTTAAAAAAAAACTATGATCGGAACCAAATACAGCAATGTCTAATTAATCTTTATAAAAACGGAATTGAAGCCATGAAAGAAAAAGAAGGCGGCACCCTGTTCATTGATATTTCGGAAAAAAAACAAAATATTATCATCAGTATTCGAGATACTGGCATTGGAATGACTAAGGAAGAAATATCACGTCTAGGTAAGCCGTATTATTCTACCAAAGCAGAAGGAACAGGACTGGGAATGCTAATGGTCTACAGTACCATTGATAAGGTAAAAGGAAATATTGAAGTCGATAGCGAAAAAGGCAAAGGAACAACGTTTCTTATCACTATCCCAACTTAA